AGCATCGGAGGATCGAACCCGTTTTTGACCCTCCCAGTAGAGGCGCGAAGACCTGACCAATGGGTTGCAACCATGACCCTGGGTTGGATTATTCCTTTGGCCGACTGCATAAGCCTGAGGCGTTCAATGGCCATGCGCAGAGCGGGTGCTGCCTTTTCGAGCGGCATACGAACGCCATTTTCCGTTCCTGACGGCCATCGCACGGGACGTGAGATCAGGCTGCGTCGTAACCGCGCAGGAGGCGATTGAGATGGGCGGGGCCGACTTCGTCTCCCGTCCCGTCCAGCGCCTCGTGGATCGCTTCGGGATCGAGACCCATGGCGCGCAGAAGGCAGGTCGGCTTGCGCGACAGGATCACCAAGTCTGGCCGAATTCGGCGGCTCTGCCGGCTCGGCGCCCACGGATTGACGGGTGATCGACCACGACGGACGGGCGTTTGGCGCGCGCCCTCTCGGAATGATAAGAGACTCATTGACACCTCGTCGGCGCAGAGCCGCAGAGTGATTTTGCGACGACCGCGAGGCGCCGGACTGGAGTTATGCGACGGCGCCTCCGCGAGGATTGGCAACCGTCCGTAAGGGCGAGCGAAACATTGGATGCGCTCGCGCACCACTGCCTCGCTCGCGCGGCACGTCTCGCCCAAGGCGTCGACGCAAAAGCGCCAACGGATCGGACCGAGTTGTCAAACAGTCTCTAGGATGTCTCATGTCGCTCAGCCGTCTCGAACGCCAGATCGCCTTTCTCGCGCAAGCCGACGCTCTGAAATCGGTCGAGCGGCAGAGCCGCATCGTCGGGGGGAGCCGGCGCGAGAACTCGGCCGAGCATTCCTGGCATCTCGCGCTGTTCGCGTTGGTGCTGGGGGCGGACCATCCCGCCATCGACACGGCGCGGGTGGTCGCCATGCTGCTCGTCCACGATCTCGTCGAGATCGATGCAGGCGATACGCCGATCCACGGGACGCATGACCTGGCCTTCGTCGCGCGAGCCGAGGAGGAAGCGGCCGAACGTCTGTTCGGCCTCCTGCCGGAGGACCAGCGCGACGGACTCCTTGCCCTGTGGCGCGAGTTCGAGCGGGCGGAAACGCCCGACGCGCGCTTCGCCAAGGCGCTCGACCGCCTGCAGCCCCTCCTTCTAAATACGCTCACCGCTGGCGGCACCTGGACCGAGAACGGCGTGACGCAAGATCAGGTCCACGCCCGCTACGGGCCGGTGATCGAGAAGGGCTCGCCGGATTGGTGGGCGCATGCCAGGACGCTCGTCGCGCGCCATTTCAGCGGCAGCGAGGGGTGAAAGCCCGGCCCATTTGAAGGCGGGCCGAGTGCG
This region of Aureimonas sp. AU20 genomic DNA includes:
- a CDS encoding HD domain-containing protein yields the protein MSLSRLERQIAFLAQADALKSVERQSRIVGGSRRENSAEHSWHLALFALVLGADHPAIDTARVVAMLLVHDLVEIDAGDTPIHGTHDLAFVARAEEEAAERLFGLLPEDQRDGLLALWREFERAETPDARFAKALDRLQPLLLNTLTAGGTWTENGVTQDQVHARYGPVIEKGSPDWWAHARTLVARHFSGSEG